A portion of the Pseudomonas protegens CHA0 genome contains these proteins:
- a CDS encoding LysR substrate-binding domain-containing protein produces the protein MNRNELRKADINLMVVFEALMLERNVTRVAEKLFLGQPTISSALNRLRAMFNDPLFIRVGHRMEPTARAEQIIQHLSPALDALSSALSLTHDFDPASSTMTFRIGLSDDVEFGLLPPLLRALRQEAPQVVVVVQHVDYWRIPDLLASGDITVGISQTRGLPANAKRKLLRHIQPSVLRADASDTPLTLDEYCARPHVLVSHTANVAGFADEWLAEIGRTRQVVLSVPQYSSLPALLAGTKLIASLPDYAAAAMAASGQLYCEPFPFKTPTLDLSMVWLSHVDTDPAERWLRSRLEAFMSERAPLAS, from the coding sequence ATGAATCGCAATGAACTGCGCAAGGCCGATATCAACCTGATGGTGGTGTTCGAGGCGCTGATGCTCGAGCGCAATGTCACCCGGGTGGCGGAGAAGCTGTTCCTCGGCCAGCCCACCATCAGTTCCGCGCTCAACCGCCTGCGGGCGATGTTCAACGACCCGCTGTTCATTCGCGTCGGCCATCGCATGGAGCCCACGGCCCGTGCCGAGCAGATCATCCAGCACCTGTCGCCGGCCCTGGACGCACTGTCCTCGGCCCTGAGCCTGACCCACGATTTCGATCCCGCCAGCAGCACCATGACCTTTCGCATCGGCCTGTCCGACGACGTCGAGTTCGGCCTGCTGCCCCCCCTGCTGCGGGCCCTGCGCCAGGAAGCGCCGCAAGTGGTGGTCGTGGTGCAGCATGTGGACTACTGGCGGATTCCCGACCTGCTGGCGTCCGGCGATATCACCGTGGGCATCAGCCAGACCCGCGGCCTGCCGGCCAACGCCAAGCGCAAGCTGCTGCGGCATATCCAGCCCAGCGTGCTGCGGGCCGATGCCAGCGATACACCGCTGACCCTCGACGAGTACTGCGCGCGGCCCCATGTGCTGGTGTCCCACACCGCCAATGTCGCCGGCTTCGCCGATGAGTGGCTGGCGGAGATCGGCCGCACCCGCCAGGTCGTGTTGTCGGTGCCCCAGTACAGCTCGCTGCCGGCCCTGCTCGCCGGCACCAAGCTGATCGCCAGCCTGCCCGACTATGCCGCCGCCGCCATGGCCGCCTCGGGGCAGCTGTACTGTGAGCCGTTTCCGTTCAAGACCCCGACCCTGGACCTGTCCATGGTCTGGCTCAGCCATGTGGACACCGACCCCGCCGAACGCTGGCTGCGCTCGCGGCTGGAAGCCTTCATGAGCGAGCGGGCGCCCCTCGCGAGCTAA